A segment of the Bacteroidales bacterium genome:
CCTTAATTTGCAAAATTTACATTTTTTCATTCAAAATATTCCATGGATAGCTGAAGTCTCTATTGGTCATGCTCTTATCTCCGATGCACTATATTTTGGTTTGGAAAATACCATTCAAATGTATAAAAGGCAACTCATGGTATGACCTACAACATAAAAGGACGAATCATTGTTAAAAAAAGTAAAATAGAATCAATCGATCGTTTTCATCCATGGATTTTTTCAGGTGCAATAAAGACTGTTGAAGGTAATCCTGCCGAAGGAGATCTAGTAGAGGTTTATGATCATCATGATCGATTTCTTGCCATTGGTCATTACGGTAATCAATCCATTGCGGTTCGAATATTATCTTTCTCACCCATCAAAGATTTAGGAGATCTATTTCAAAACCGTATAAAATCAGCATATGATTTTCGCTGCCGATTGGGATTCCCATCTCATCAAACTAATGCATTTCGTCTCATTTTTGCTGAAGCCGATCTACTTCCTGGATTAATTATAGATTACTACAATGGGCTTGTTATGATCGAGTACCACAGCCGCGGCATGGTAAATCACGAAAATGAAATTTTACAAGCTTTGCTTAGCTTGCGCCATGACTTACCCATTTATACAGTGTTGGCTTATGAAAAAAATACACAACCTAGTTCTAAAAAATGCATATGGGGCAAAGAACCTTTCGAGGAATTATACTTTTTTCTAGAAAACGGTCTTACCTTTCTCTTGCCATGGAAAGAAGGTCAAAAGACAGGTTTTTTTCTCGATCAACGAGAAAACAGAAGTTTACTAAAACAAATATCTCAAAACAAAAACGTACTGAATATGTTTTCTTACACAGGAAGCTTTTCAATATATGCTTTAAAAGGCAATGCTCTTTCTGTTACGTCCGTAGATAGTTCACAGAAAGCAATAGAAGTATACCAAGAAACATTAAAGGTAAACGGGTTTTCGCAACAACCAGCATTTGTTGAGGATGCTTTTGACTTTTTAGAAAGTCTAGAACCTAACATGTTTGATATTATTGTTCTTGATCCACCAGCTTTTGCTAAACACATACAACATCGACATCATGCTTTACTTGGCTATAGAAGAATCAATGAACTAGCTATTAGGAAAATTAAAAAAGGTGGACATATTTTTACTTTCAGTTGTTCTCAGGCTGTATCTATGACTCAATTTATAGGAGCTATTACTTCCGCAGCCATCCATGAGGGAAGACATATAAGGGTTGTTTCTTATCTTAATCAATCTCATTGTCATGCATATTCTGTTTTTCATCCAGAAGGCTCCTATCTTAAAGGTTTATGGCTTTATGTAGAATAATTTTTTTTATTTTTGTACAATAAAAATCTAAAAAATGAAAAAAGTAGTTTTGTTTTTCGTCTTTAGCTTTATTTTTGTTTTTTTGCAAGCACAAGAACAAATAATCGATGATATAGATATCAAAGTTGACCTCAAGGAAAAAAAGCTTATGATTACCATCAAGGATGAAAAAGTTAAAAGCTACGATCTTGTGGTGTACAGAACTTATGAAGACGTCATTCTGTACCAAAATAACTTACGTGATAATCCCATCGTTTTTGATATCTCTCAGTGGAAACCAGGTATATACCATTTTAAATTTGATTACAATCATATTACCCAATTCCGCCATTTTGAGTTGGTCCCACTAGAATAACTTTTCAAATTATCATTTACAATGCAATCTTAGAGTGACTTCTAAATTGCCAAAAGCTATAACAAAATGGATGTTGGTGTTATCTAAAAAAATTATCATCTTGTTCAAAAATTTTCAACGTAAAATTTCTTATAAGCACAATAGCTATTCTCCAAAAGTAAAAACTTAAATTCCTAAAGTCATTCTAACCCCGAAAACCTTGGTGAATTACTCCCAAAAAACAAATAAGCTTGTACGTGAGAATTTGAAATTTATATTTTTTAAGGGAAAAAAAACAAAAATCATTACTAGGTGCAACGACACAGAGAATGGAAACAGCTGATCATCTCTGTCATTCTGTCCCTTAACGTAATTGAAAACGATATGATCCTGTCGATTATTAGACCAATATTTGCTCATACTTTAGTAAGCCCCATACAGCATTACAGTTTTTTACCAAGAATTATCCCATTGTAAATCAATGGGACACAAACTGTATTTGACACCATATCTCGCCCCGTTAACCTTACGTTACTCACTTGAATATTGCTAGCTGTGATCTTGAGAAGAAATAGAAATTAAGAAAAAATAACAATACTGCTTTCATACTTTTTTCAATGGTATGATGACTCAAGTGTTTTTTAAGCCTAAGTTCTTAAATTATTAGTGCCAATTAATAAATTGGTATAAAATTACGAGCTTCACTTCAAATTTAAATCTCAATTTAAATCAACTGTTCATTATATCACAAGCTCTTAGTTTTGATATGATTTATATCATTTTAATTTTTACTTGCTAAAAAAAATTACAATTTTGTAAAAATTTAAATTTAATGATCGAATACGCAAAACACATACTGCAGCAACAACACATGAAAGTGACACCACAACGACTTTATACACTTGTTTATTTTTTAAAAGAAAAAAATCATCCAACCGTAGATGAACTTCGTCAATATCTACAAACTTTCATTCCTAACATTTCTAAAACTACTGTGTACAACGTATTGGAAGATTTATCCCGTGCTAAAATTCTTGAAAAAATACCCACACTTGATGGAATCATCCGATACGACATACAAATTGAGCCACATCATCACTTGATAGACATATCGAATCATACCATCATTGATTTTAAAGACGAAGAACTTTTTGATGTGATCCAACATCATATTGCTCAAAAACTTGATGAAAAGTACGAGGTGGTAAACATACACGTCGAAATAGAAGTAAATCCTAAAAAACACGACATATGAAAACAAACAATTCCATAGGCATTGATATCATGAAAGCCTCAGAAATAGCTTCGAAGCTTAATCATCTGTTGGCAAATTATCAAGTTTTTTACCAGAATGTTAGAGGCTTTCATTGGAACATCAAAGGAGATAAATTTTTTGAATTACATTTAAAATTTGAAGAACTCTATACTTCTCTAGCGACTAAAATTGACGAAATCGCCGAACGTATTCTTACCCTTGGCTATACTCCCGATCATACATATTCTGACTACGTAGCCAAGAGTCAGGTTAAAGAAGTAAAAGATGTTTCCGAGCCTACACCTGCAGTCCAAAGTATTTTGGATGCTTTTTCCATCATCCTACCATTACAAAGAGAATTGCTTCAGCTTACGGCAGAAGCTATCGATGAAGGAACCAATGCTCTTATGAGTGACTACATCCGCGAACAAGAAAAACTCGTTTGGATGTACAGTGCCTACATTCAAAAAGTTTAACCTTTAAAACATTATAATTATGGAAAACACAGGAAGATTTCCTCTCATTGGCGAGCCAATGCCAGAGATGACCGTGCAAACCACTCACGGAGTTAAAAACATTCCCGCCGATTACAAGGGAAAATGGGTTGTTATTTTCAGTCACCCTGCTGATTTTACCCCAGTTTGTACCACTGAGTTCGTAGCCTTTGCTAAACGCTACGAAGATTTTAAAAAACTCAACACCGAATTGCTTGGACTTAGTATCGATCAGGTGTTTAGTCATATAAAATGGGTGGAATGGATCAAAGAAAAAGTAGGTGTAGAAATTCCCTTTCCTATCATTGCTGATTCGTTGGGAATTATGGCCAATAAACTGGGTATGATTCACCCGAAGAAAGGCAGTGAAACAACTCGCGCTGTCTTTATCCTCGATCCCAATGGTATCATACGCATCATTTTCTTCTATCCCCAAGAAATAGGGCGTAACATCGATGAAATTATCCGCTCCATACGTGCTCTTCAAATGCATGAAAAAGAAAAAGTGGCTATTCCAGCTAATTGGCCTAATAATGAACTTATCGGTAACAAAGTGATCGTACCCCCAGCCAAAAGTATTGAAGAAGCTGCTACACGCCTTAAAGAATACCAAGGCTACGATTGGTGGTTTGTCTATAAAGAAGTTAAGGAGTAGACCTACCTCCCTTTACCCCGTTTGAGCTGCCCATTGGGCAGCTTTTTTTTAATCAGTATTTCCTCGTATCTATGTAGCAAGTCTACTCATCAACTAAAAAAAATTTCGTGGTTTTACTTTTAAGTTCACCTAATTCTAATTAAGAATCAATTTCGAAACTCGTAACTTAAAATTATTCATATATTCATATTTGTAACGTTAAACCACAAACTATAATAACACATCCAGTAAATCATCTTGTAAATCATCTTTTATGTTTTTAAGAAAAGAAGACTTGTCCCTCCAGGTTTGTTAGTTGTTTTCCTCAAATGAAGATCCCCCTACTATTTTATCAACTCAGAATAGGTACATTAGAAAGTTTCATAAAACCTTTTCTTTTATTAGATAATTTAGATAAACGATTTTTTGATTTAAGCTAAATTTTTTTATATCACGTTTGAATTTTTTTACAATTCTATAATAAACTTTAGCAATTTCAATTAATCTCAATTAATTTTTGAGTAATTATAATACAAACTAGCGTAAAAACCCATCTTATCCCACAATCCAGAGAACCACCATCAATCAATTTGCCAAATAAAAAAAATGATAAATTAACAAAAGGTGGAGGCTGAAAACCACATTAAAAAACAGGGCTTTATTACCAAATTAATTCATCATTAAAAAAAGTAAAAAAATGAAAACAATAAAGTTAATTTATTTATTTATTACCATAATTGGAATCCATAATTTTGTTAGCGCACAATGCCAGCTAGATCAAAGCCAAACATACTCTAATGGCGGTAGAAGTGCCCGCAACATTCCTGGGGCTTATGAAGGTCAATCTTTCACAGTAGGAATTTCGGGTAAGCTTTGCAAAATTGAAATGCTGATGTTTAGCACTGTGCCTGGTCCTATGTCTGGTTCTGGAACTTTAAAAATATACTCAGGAAATGGAGTATCTGGCCCATTGCTTGCTTCGCAGACCGTTTATGTTTATGTTCCTTCAGGTGATGTATGGCAATCATGGACCATTTCTTCCCCTCCTACTGTTGTTGCTGGTTCCATTTATACATTTCAATTTATTCCAACTCAAGGAGGAGGACTGCCCGACCCTTATGGAGTACGCGTAAGTCTAACAAACGTACATCCAGGGGGAGTTGATCTTAATAATCCAACCGGTGATTTAGCATTTAAAGTTCATGTTCAAAGCTGTTCATTAAATGCAAATATTTACACTAATTCCCCAACATCCTTTTGTCAGGGAGGAAGTGCTATTCTTTATTCCTCTCAACAAGGAAGTCCCTTTACATATCAATGGTTATTAAATAATAATCCCATCAATGGTGCAACCAATTCAACATATACTGCAACTCAAACTGGTAATTATTCCTTGATATTAGACTCTCTTGGTTGTAAGGATACTTCTAATATTATTTCTATAACAGTATATCCATTACCATCGGTATCAATCAATCCAATTCCTTCATACATCAATTACTTTGCATCCCCCTTAACTTTAACAGGGAACCCTAATGGTGGAACATTTTCAGGTAGTGGAATTACAGGAAATATTTTCAATCCTAGTGCAGCCGGATTAGGAAAGCACACCATTTTTTATAATTATACAAACAATTATGGTTGTAGTAATTCAGCCAATGTTACAACTATAGTTTATGATACATTAGGTGTTGTATGCACGAGTTATGACACCATACTCATATCAGTTACAGATACATTGATAGTTGATGTAGTTCTTACAGGATTGCTCCCCCAAATAATATTAACACAATTCGTATTTATCCAAATCCGCTT
Coding sequences within it:
- a CDS encoding transcriptional repressor, with product MIEYAKHILQQQHMKVTPQRLYTLVYFLKEKNHPTVDELRQYLQTFIPNISKTTVYNVLEDLSRAKILEKIPTLDGIIRYDIQIEPHHHLIDISNHTIIDFKDEELFDVIQHHIAQKLDEKYEVVNIHVEIEVNPKKHDI
- a CDS encoding DNA starvation/stationary phase protection protein; the protein is MKTNNSIGIDIMKASEIASKLNHLLANYQVFYQNVRGFHWNIKGDKFFELHLKFEELYTSLATKIDEIAERILTLGYTPDHTYSDYVAKSQVKEVKDVSEPTPAVQSILDAFSIILPLQRELLQLTAEAIDEGTNALMSDYIREQEKLVWMYSAYIQKV
- a CDS encoding class I SAM-dependent rRNA methyltransferase; amino-acid sequence: MTYNIKGRIIVKKSKIESIDRFHPWIFSGAIKTVEGNPAEGDLVEVYDHHDRFLAIGHYGNQSIAVRILSFSPIKDLGDLFQNRIKSAYDFRCRLGFPSHQTNAFRLIFAEADLLPGLIIDYYNGLVMIEYHSRGMVNHENEILQALLSLRHDLPIYTVLAYEKNTQPSSKKCIWGKEPFEELYFFLENGLTFLLPWKEGQKTGFFLDQRENRSLLKQISQNKNVLNMFSYTGSFSIYALKGNALSVTSVDSSQKAIEVYQETLKVNGFSQQPAFVEDAFDFLESLEPNMFDIIVLDPPAFAKHIQHRHHALLGYRRINELAIRKIKKGGHIFTFSCSQAVSMTQFIGAITSAAIHEGRHIRVVSYLNQSHCHAYSVFHPEGSYLKGLWLYVE
- a CDS encoding peroxiredoxin; amino-acid sequence: MENTGRFPLIGEPMPEMTVQTTHGVKNIPADYKGKWVVIFSHPADFTPVCTTEFVAFAKRYEDFKKLNTELLGLSIDQVFSHIKWVEWIKEKVGVEIPFPIIADSLGIMANKLGMIHPKKGSETTRAVFILDPNGIIRIIFFYPQEIGRNIDEIIRSIRALQMHEKEKVAIPANWPNNELIGNKVIVPPAKSIEEAATRLKEYQGYDWWFVYKEVKE